The proteins below come from a single Desulfitobacterium metallireducens DSM 15288 genomic window:
- a CDS encoding PHP domain-containing protein, with translation MFIDLHVHTEESDGALSVEEVLKLASERGIEALSLTDHETTHGVELAQHYIDKFKLKVVPGVELVTAFKDIEVHLLGYFGETCLNNLQLQDRLKELRLQRTALAYDMVKQLQREGLSLKWSEVEKVANPEGTVSKGHIMHAIHNHFEKSEEIPWRVISALFQPGGAVYLPFLEHSFAEAVDLIYACGGMPVLAHPGLLNNLRIVNELLSQRPIGLEVYYGYWEKRETLIREFEALGGEKAILITGGSDFHGPFSQVTLGQIDVPYECLEILEKGIKSAF, from the coding sequence ATGTTTATTGACTTGCATGTTCATACTGAGGAGTCTGATGGGGCACTTTCTGTAGAAGAAGTGCTGAAATTGGCCTCGGAACGTGGGATAGAAGCTCTCTCATTGACAGATCATGAAACGACACATGGAGTAGAACTAGCTCAGCATTACATAGATAAATTCAAATTGAAGGTTGTTCCTGGGGTAGAGCTGGTCACGGCTTTTAAAGATATCGAAGTCCATTTGCTTGGATATTTTGGGGAGACCTGTCTCAATAATTTGCAACTTCAGGATCGTTTGAAAGAATTACGATTGCAAAGGACGGCGCTTGCTTATGATATGGTTAAGCAACTACAACGGGAAGGGTTATCTTTAAAGTGGAGTGAGGTGGAGAAAGTCGCCAATCCGGAAGGTACAGTGAGCAAAGGTCACATTATGCACGCCATTCATAATCATTTTGAAAAATCAGAAGAAATACCCTGGCGTGTGATATCTGCCCTTTTTCAACCTGGTGGTGCTGTATATTTACCTTTTTTAGAGCATTCCTTTGCGGAAGCAGTTGACTTAATTTATGCTTGTGGCGGAATGCCTGTACTTGCCCATCCAGGGCTACTTAATAATTTGAGAATCGTAAATGAACTTCTGTCCCAACGTCCGATCGGCTTAGAAGTTTATTATGGATACTGGGAAAAAAGAGAAACTTTGATCAGAGAATTTGAAGCCTTAGGAGGAGAAAAGGCTATTCTCATTACGGGAGGCAGTGATTTTCACGGCCCTTTTAGTCAAGTGACTTTAGGTCAAATCGATGTTCCTTATGAATGTCTTGAAATTCTTGAAAAAGGGATAAAATCAGCCTTCTAG
- a CDS encoding BON domain-containing protein, whose product MQKMRSEKEVFQDIKQLIQTHFGESGQGLHVDVKGDKVTLWGTVDALSEKDFIGQRIGRVDGVREIDNSLTVANDGNVSDKDIEKQVSERFTQSNYEDITHLGCRVSQGIVTLLGHVETQSTERLAKRIASQVRGVKEIRSEIQFLEKAVDDATLVNRVENAFVASPWVDAHEIKTTARNGLITITGMVDTQEAIEWAVETAYQVPGVKAVMSELFARHRSQGEDLQMTEQLVRKLGQHGLTSQQVRAFVQDGIAFFSGEVYSDEDRRWAESMVHHVSGIHGMNSSIKVASHSIK is encoded by the coding sequence ATGCAAAAAATGAGATCTGAAAAGGAAGTTTTCCAAGACATAAAACAATTAATCCAAACTCACTTTGGAGAAAGTGGCCAAGGTCTTCATGTTGATGTAAAGGGGGATAAAGTTACCCTTTGGGGAACGGTAGATGCCTTGTCTGAGAAAGATTTCATAGGGCAGCGGATTGGTCGGGTTGACGGAGTTAGAGAGATTGATAACTCCTTAACCGTGGCTAACGATGGCAATGTTAGTGATAAAGATATTGAGAAACAAGTTTCCGAGAGATTTACCCAGTCCAATTATGAGGACATTACTCACCTTGGCTGTCGGGTGAGTCAGGGAATAGTCACCTTATTGGGTCATGTCGAAACGCAAAGTACCGAGCGGTTGGCCAAAAGAATTGCTTCTCAGGTCAGGGGAGTTAAGGAGATTCGGAGTGAGATTCAATTTCTTGAGAAGGCGGTCGATGATGCAACGTTGGTTAATCGAGTTGAGAATGCCTTTGTTGCCTCACCTTGGGTCGATGCACATGAAATTAAAACGACAGCTCGTAATGGATTGATTACTATTACAGGAATGGTCGATACTCAAGAAGCTATTGAATGGGCAGTCGAAACGGCTTACCAAGTTCCAGGAGTAAAAGCGGTTATGAGCGAACTCTTTGCTCGTCATCGTTCTCAGGGTGAAGATTTACAGATGACGGAGCAATTGGTAAGGAAACTAGGTCAACATGGACTAACGAGTCAGCAAGTTCGAGCCTTTGTTCAAGATGGAATCGCTTTTTTTAGTGGCGAGGTATATTCTGATGAAGACCGCCGATGGGCGGAATCAATGGTCCATCATGTTTCCGGAATTCATGGAATGAATAGTTCCATTAAAGTAGCATCACATAGTATTAAGTAA
- a CDS encoding metal-dependent hydrolase, with protein MTHGLIGAALSTFSGHPIQITDPVFLGCTLGAMLPDLDIVTYFKGRLNYLMKHRGASHSLLALSGMALGLGSLIYAMYPTTSWGTIVFWTLIGTLSHGLSDLLNSYGAELFWPFFRKKLTVDMIIVTDPVVLGFFILSLVISILHPTMAMHSSLTAFLLSIGYLFYRESYRIKTRDKLMQRYKITDKTRIKVLPAMYKPFNWSFLLFEETEVRFGIVLGEKARILKNLPRCDHSDPSIANAMEGGLAEIFTQFTPYYHVLLKEEDDQLKVEFLDLRYWDREDFLYTGEVLMLPDGQIAEETFYSFKSRNSAGIVLEY; from the coding sequence ATAACTCACGGCTTGATCGGGGCAGCTTTGAGCACCTTTTCCGGGCATCCGATACAGATTACTGATCCAGTATTTTTAGGGTGTACCTTAGGCGCAATGTTACCTGATTTAGATATAGTCACTTATTTTAAGGGAAGACTCAATTATTTAATGAAACATCGTGGAGCAAGCCATTCTCTCTTGGCTTTAAGCGGAATGGCTCTAGGACTGGGAAGCCTTATTTATGCAATGTATCCTACGACTTCTTGGGGTACCATTGTTTTTTGGACTTTGATTGGGACATTGTCTCATGGTTTAAGTGATCTATTAAACTCCTATGGAGCAGAGTTATTCTGGCCTTTCTTTCGCAAGAAACTAACCGTTGACATGATCATTGTCACCGATCCCGTTGTTCTCGGATTTTTCATATTATCTCTTGTGATCTCTATACTCCACCCCACAATGGCGATGCATTCGTCCTTAACGGCATTCCTTCTAAGTATAGGGTATCTTTTCTATCGAGAATCGTATCGTATAAAAACACGAGATAAGCTGATGCAGCGATATAAAATTACGGATAAAACGCGGATCAAGGTTTTGCCGGCCATGTATAAACCTTTTAATTGGTCCTTTTTACTCTTTGAAGAAACAGAAGTTCGATTTGGTATAGTGCTTGGAGAAAAAGCTCGGATTTTGAAGAACTTACCCCGTTGCGATCACAGTGATCCTTCGATTGCTAATGCAATGGAGGGTGGATTAGCAGAGATTTTTACTCAATTTACCCCATATTATCATGTCCTTCTTAAAGAAGAAGATGATCAGCTTAAAGTCGAATTTCTCGACCTTCGCTATTGGGATAGAGAAGATTTTCTTTATACAGGAGAGGTTTTAATGCTTCCTGATGGTCAAATTGCTGAAGAAACCTTTTATTCCTTTAAAAGCAGAAATTCAGCCGGAATTGTCCTTGAATATTAA